A single Cyanobacteriota bacterium DNA region contains:
- a CDS encoding biopolymer transporter ExbD, producing the protein MRLPDEPELPPQINIVPMIDVIFAILTFFILSTLFLTRSEGLPVNLPKATNTVQTQASETGRVTVTIAQSGELALDRQPVTLDTLDQRVRTLATTKQQLVVILNADEAVPHGRVVAVMDRLRGIDGVKLAIATIRPQP; encoded by the coding sequence ATGCGCTTGCCGGATGAGCCTGAGTTGCCCCCTCAAATCAATATCGTGCCGATGATAGACGTTATCTTTGCAATTTTGACGTTTTTCATCCTGTCTACATTGTTCTTGACGAGGTCTGAAGGGCTACCAGTGAACTTACCTAAGGCTACCAACACTGTTCAGACTCAGGCATCAGAAACTGGCCGAGTAACAGTGACGATCGCGCAGTCGGGTGAACTAGCCCTTGATCGTCAACCTGTAACCCTAGATACCTTAGATCAGCGGGTGAGAACTTTAGCCACAACCAAACAGCAGCTAGTAGTTATTCTGAATGCAGATGAGGCAGTACCTCATGGCAGGGTCGTTGCCGTGATGGATCGCCTACGGGGGATTGACGGAGTGAAGTTGGCGATCGCTACCATTCGTCCACAACCCTGA
- a CDS encoding FIST C-terminal domain-containing protein gives MKWVSTLSTRPSLEAAVNDVVEQAQALLQAPADLAILFISAAFTSEYPRLMPLLEERLRVPVLIGCSGGGVIGMNMQGEAQEVEDYPALSLSLAYLPGVTATPFHLMGDQLPDLDSPPDRWIDLIGVEPAQQPSFILLADPFSSRVNSLLEGLDYAYPNSVKIGGLASAGTGNGSSLFCNYCHHQEGVVGVALTGDIVVDAIVAQGCRPIGHPLRVTESERNILLRLEMDADDVKEGKSRVPLEVLQEMFSDLSEDDQELAQNSLFIGLARSEFKQQLERGDFLIRNLIGVDPKAGAIAIGDRIRPGQRVQFHLRDARTSAEDLEVLLARYQQQHKGASIVGALMFSCLGRGERLYGAPNFDSGLFSRYIQNVPLSGFFCNGEIGPVGGSTFLHGYTSVFGICRRP, from the coding sequence ATGAAGTGGGTTAGTACGCTGTCAACTCGTCCTTCGTTGGAAGCAGCAGTCAATGATGTCGTTGAGCAAGCTCAGGCTCTGCTGCAAGCACCAGCAGACTTAGCAATTCTCTTTATCTCAGCAGCTTTTACTAGTGAATACCCTCGTCTGATGCCATTGCTGGAGGAACGTTTGAGGGTTCCGGTGCTGATTGGCTGTAGTGGAGGAGGAGTAATTGGTATGAATATGCAGGGAGAGGCCCAGGAAGTTGAAGACTACCCAGCCCTAAGTCTTAGCCTTGCCTATCTACCCGGTGTGACGGCAACTCCATTTCATCTGATGGGTGATCAACTTCCTGACTTAGACAGCCCCCCCGATCGCTGGATTGATCTCATAGGCGTAGAGCCTGCACAGCAACCTAGCTTCATATTGTTGGCAGATCCATTTTCATCACGGGTCAACAGCCTTTTGGAGGGGCTAGATTATGCTTACCCTAACTCAGTCAAAATTGGAGGCTTGGCAAGTGCAGGCACGGGAAATGGCAGTAGCCTATTTTGTAATTATTGTCACCATCAGGAAGGTGTCGTTGGTGTAGCTCTTACTGGCGATATTGTTGTGGATGCAATCGTGGCTCAGGGATGTCGGCCAATTGGGCATCCCCTCCGGGTGACCGAGAGTGAGCGTAACATTCTCCTAAGGCTGGAAATGGATGCTGACGATGTAAAGGAGGGTAAATCACGAGTTCCCCTTGAGGTGTTGCAGGAAATGTTTAGTGATCTCAGTGAAGATGATCAAGAGTTAGCCCAGAATTCCCTATTTATTGGATTGGCTCGCAGTGAGTTCAAGCAGCAGCTAGAACGTGGCGATTTCCTTATTCGGAATCTGATTGGGGTAGACCCTAAGGCAGGTGCCATTGCTATTGGCGATCGTATTCGCCCTGGCCAGCGTGTGCAGTTTCACCTGCGAGATGCCCGTACCTCAGCAGAAGACCTAGAGGTATTGTTAGCCCGCTATCAACAACAGCACAAAGGGGCCTCTATAGTGGGAGCGCTGATGTTTTCTTGCTTGGGACGAGGTGAGCGCTTGTACGGTGCGCCTAATTTTGATTCTGGCCTATTTAGCCGTTACATTCAGAATGTGCCCTTGAGTGGCTTTTTCTGTAATGGTGAAATTGGCCCAGTGGGAGGCAGCACGTTTCTGCATGGCTACACTTCCGTATTTGGGATTTGCCGACGACCGTAG
- a CDS encoding Calvin cycle protein CP12: protein MSDIQAKVQEELDNARRVCDTEGGDSAACAAAWDAVEELQAEASHQRQVKPKNSLEEFCSDNPEAAECRVYDN, encoded by the coding sequence ATGAGTGATATTCAAGCAAAAGTTCAAGAAGAGTTAGATAATGCTCGCAGGGTCTGCGACACTGAAGGCGGCGATTCTGCTGCATGTGCTGCTGCTTGGGATGCAGTAGAGGAGTTGCAAGCCGAAGCGTCTCATCAGAGACAGGTTAAGCCTAAGAACTCTCTAGAAGAGTTTTGCTCTGACAACCCCGAAGCGGCTGAGTGTCGAGTTTACGACAATTAA
- a CDS encoding adenosine deaminase yields the protein MTLYAELHRHLGGSVVPRVLWRYLYRNQSPLVERFSEYADFEEFYTRPRSTLDEYLELHTLVESVQTIDSLPYFIYRLVRGAYVFENLAYLELRYTPYLRTPPELEQSRRIDLMAEIVEVVGKASQIQEYPIVTSQILCMHSRLPYDVNRALVDLAAQMPHYVCAIDLAGGDIHYRDRLDEFISLYAYAHSLGLKTTGHLYETKDGCYPELLPYLMRIGHGIQIPLHYPELLPSLASSHQCLEVCPTTYLKTGTLNDLSQLKVVFDRCFDAGVEIAICTDNAGLNNVRLPFEYESLLTHDIIGFEELRACQQAAFRHAFAWPHPHGPSDLLTGLLQGSQPALSIAR from the coding sequence GTGACTCTATACGCTGAGCTTCATCGCCATTTGGGGGGTTCGGTGGTACCCCGGGTTCTCTGGCGCTATCTATACCGCAATCAATCCCCGCTAGTAGAGCGATTTTCTGAGTATGCCGACTTTGAAGAGTTTTATACTCGACCACGATCGACATTGGATGAGTACTTAGAGTTGCATACCTTGGTTGAGAGTGTGCAGACGATTGATAGCTTGCCCTACTTTATCTATCGTCTGGTGCGTGGTGCCTATGTGTTTGAAAATTTGGCATATCTGGAACTACGCTACACACCATACCTGCGCACACCACCGGAACTAGAGCAGTCTCGGCGGATTGACTTGATGGCAGAGATTGTAGAAGTAGTGGGCAAGGCTAGCCAGATTCAAGAGTACCCGATCGTAACTAGTCAGATTCTTTGTATGCATTCTCGATTGCCCTACGATGTTAACCGGGCACTTGTCGACCTCGCTGCACAAATGCCGCATTATGTCTGCGCAATCGACTTAGCTGGAGGAGATATCCACTATCGCGATCGTCTCGACGAATTTATATCGTTATATGCTTATGCACACTCGTTAGGACTAAAAACTACAGGGCACTTGTATGAAACTAAGGATGGCTGCTATCCAGAACTGTTACCTTACCTAATGCGCATTGGTCATGGCATCCAGATTCCATTACACTATCCGGAGCTATTACCATCATTAGCGTCTAGCCATCAGTGCTTAGAGGTTTGCCCTACAACCTATCTGAAAACAGGTACCCTAAATGATCTTTCTCAGCTCAAGGTTGTGTTCGATCGTTGCTTCGACGCAGGTGTAGAAATTGCCATCTGTACCGATAATGCAGGCTTGAACAATGTGCGCTTGCCCTTTGAGTACGAAAGTCTCTTAACACATGACATCATTGGGTTTGAAGAGTTGCGGGCCTGTCAACAGGCAGCTTTTCGTCATGCCTTTGCTTGGCCCCATCCCCATGGCCCCAGTGATTTGTTGACAGGTTTGTTGCAGGGGTCGCAGCCCGCATTGTCGATTGCCAGATAA
- a CDS encoding biopolymer transporter ExbD, which translates to MKINLDGNADDVRIEILPLIDVIFCILTFFILAALQLTRQQGIAVDLPSATTGVPQIRQVFVVSVDALGQVYVDQQPVTIEQLKQQVVGYKQLNPEGMLVLYAPRNAIYDDVVTVLDLLRSIGGDRVALATVPTVNQPTISPAIPNVPGLSTTPQQPGAVPGVTPPGSPTMQPGDNLPLVPNRTVPANPQEAPPSPQVVPDGRPSGTIPGISPRTSPLSTPGAPSTPRTQLPLP; encoded by the coding sequence ATGAAGATCAATCTAGACGGCAATGCGGATGATGTGCGGATTGAAATTCTGCCCCTAATTGACGTTATTTTCTGCATCTTGACATTTTTCATCCTGGCAGCCTTACAGTTAACCCGTCAGCAAGGTATTGCTGTAGATTTGCCCAGCGCTACCACAGGGGTGCCACAAATTCGGCAAGTGTTTGTAGTCAGCGTTGACGCACTTGGACAGGTTTATGTTGATCAGCAACCTGTAACCATTGAACAACTAAAACAGCAGGTGGTGGGCTACAAGCAACTTAATCCTGAGGGGATGCTGGTGCTCTATGCGCCACGCAACGCTATTTATGATGATGTCGTTACTGTTTTAGATTTGCTCCGCTCGATTGGGGGCGACCGAGTAGCGCTAGCTACAGTACCCACTGTTAATCAACCTACTATTTCCCCAGCTATTCCCAATGTTCCTGGTCTGTCAACCACTCCACAGCAGCCAGGAGCGGTGCCGGGGGTTACACCTCCCGGATCTCCAACTATGCAGCCTGGAGATAATTTGCCTCTTGTGCCGAATCGAACTGTGCCTGCTAACCCCCAAGAAGCACCACCTAGTCCGCAAGTAGTTCCAGATGGTAGACCAAGCGGCACAATCCCTGGCATTAGCCCTAGAACATCACCTCTTAGTACACCTGGAGCGCCTAGCACTCCTAGAACCCAGTTACCATTACCTTAA
- a CDS encoding MotA/TolQ/ExbB proton channel family protein, with amino-acid sequence MNITELFQKGGVSMWPLLFLSVLSLSVVIERLWFWFGILTEEKEIVERVLEAVRRNWLDAREIARRSSDQPIGRFLYTPLQLANPDPEAFKLALEASADEELAAMRRGEKILEAVIALAPLLGLLGTVIGLIISLRSITLGEIGTASTKGVTTGIGEALISTAAGLIVAIFTVAFYRLFQGFIVGQVKVFRKVGNDLELMYRLHWAKTGESPLAVPMVPGQESYALSGSQEMAVHGERGNDRLDGTDASSVSSVPPSLPADYPKTWDD; translated from the coding sequence ATGAATATCACGGAGCTATTTCAGAAGGGCGGTGTTTCAATGTGGCCTCTGTTGTTCCTCTCCGTGCTATCACTGAGTGTGGTGATAGAGCGGCTATGGTTCTGGTTTGGCATCCTAACGGAAGAGAAAGAGATTGTAGAGCGGGTGCTAGAAGCAGTTCGGCGTAATTGGCTAGATGCTAGGGAAATTGCCCGACGGTCTTCGGATCAGCCGATCGGTCGTTTTCTGTACACACCTCTGCAATTAGCGAACCCTGATCCTGAAGCATTTAAGTTAGCGTTAGAGGCATCGGCTGATGAGGAGTTAGCAGCTATGCGCCGGGGTGAAAAAATTTTAGAAGCAGTCATCGCCTTGGCACCACTGTTGGGATTGTTAGGCACTGTCATTGGTCTGATTATTTCACTGCGATCAATTACCCTGGGGGAAATTGGCACTGCATCCACTAAAGGTGTTACTACTGGCATTGGAGAGGCGTTAATTAGCACGGCTGCTGGGTTGATTGTTGCTATCTTTACGGTTGCGTTTTATCGACTGTTCCAAGGCTTCATTGTTGGACAGGTTAAAGTATTCCGGAAGGTTGGCAATGACCTAGAGTTGATGTATCGGTTACATTGGGCTAAGACTGGAGAATCACCTCTGGCAGTACCGATGGTTCCTGGGCAAGAGTCCTATGCTCTCTCAGGATCCCAGGAAATGGCTGTTCATGGTGAAAGAGGTAACGATCGCTTGGACGGCACAGATGCTTCTAGTGTTAGTTCAGTTCCTCCAAGCTTGCCAGCAGACTATCCCAAGACGTGGGATGACTAA
- a CDS encoding DUF1825 family protein, whose amino-acid sequence MGFFESEIVQKEAKQLFEDYQSLVQLGSSYGKFDREGKKLFIEQMEQLMDRYRIFMKRFELSEDFMAQMTIEQLKTQLSQFGITPQQMFDQMNLTLERMKSELERQP is encoded by the coding sequence ATGGGATTCTTCGAGTCTGAAATCGTTCAGAAAGAAGCGAAGCAGTTGTTTGAGGACTATCAGTCCCTTGTGCAGCTAGGCTCTAGCTATGGCAAGTTTGATCGGGAAGGTAAGAAATTGTTCATTGAGCAAATGGAACAACTGATGGATCGCTACCGTATTTTTATGAAGCGGTTTGAACTGTCAGAAGATTTCATGGCTCAGATGACGATCGAGCAGCTTAAAACTCAGTTAAGTCAATTTGGTATTACTCCGCAGCAGATGTTTGACCAGATGAACCTTACCCTAGAGCGCATGAAGTCTGAACTAGAGCGCCAGCCGTAG